From Rhododendron vialii isolate Sample 1 chromosome 7a, ASM3025357v1:
GGAGGGCACGTGAATTAAATCTGTTGTTTCATCCATCTTGCGACATACATAAACAAAGTGAGAATCTGGATCTTCCATAATGAATCCCGCTGGAAGTAGACCCTTTTCAGTGGTGGGAACTGATTCCAAGTATGATTTCGCGGAGGTAGAACCAGCTGGCCTCTGAAACCCTGGCCTAGCTGCAAAACAAAAGGATAGAGTGAGTGTACACCCTATAGTAAAGCACATTCCCTATGATAGGTACAGTTTTCACTACGATCTGTACACAAGTTTTAGAAGGCCAGGATGGCATAGCATATCCCGAAAccttacaaaaaaatttacttttcgacATGCACAAACATATAGCGCAATGACACAGCCTCAAGTCCATAACACTCCTGTGTCAAGTTCATCCATATTTGATGACGTTCATCGTAGAGAATATATATGTTTTTGAGTCAACTTGCTCAATGACAAGTAGAAAAATGCTGCCTCCAATATAAAGCTAATTTGTACTTTGTCAAGTTTTAATGTGCATTCATAAATATCTACGTGTCAGTATCTAGCAGGGTAGTATCGATGCACTATGCTTCTCAAAAGAACTAGAACACAGTTGGGAGTTTAAAGAAGGTGCAATTTATAGGGATTTTCTCCTCCCCTCGTGCTACTCCATGCTGTTTTGATTTGTTGTAGTTTCAAGTTCCAACTTTCTGGTGTTCCAATTTAGGGCACTACCATTTGCATTTAATATGTGATCGTCCACTGGAAGCACAAGTGCTACGTATGACAGGGAGGAGGTGAAAGGAGTAATTCTTTCAAGTACCCAAGTAGGAGTAATTCTGGGTAGTAAATTGGGAAGCCTCTTGTTTTTGAACTGCATTGGAAGGGCCACTAGGGTTTCACAGAGTGATTGAGAAGAAAGAGGGGTTGTGATTGTGATGACAGTTTTCTCTCAGTGACGAATatagtgatggtggtggcagTGTGCGTGGTTGTTTGTAGGTTTAAACTGAAGGTAGTGGAGTGACTGGTGGTGGCAGTGTGAGTGGTTGTTTGTAGGTTTAAACCTCCCTCCCTCCGTACTTTAATAAACCACCAAGGCTCACagtaattttgtaatttgtcTTGCCACACCCTAAATGTAGCATACTTATGCGACCAAAATACAATCTTACAAAATGACAGAACTCAGGCTTGAACTAACCCTATACATGTGTATACAATGACCAAGGCATGCTTCACATAAATGTCATTTTCTACTCTCATAATTGCCACATCACAATAGATTGTCACCAGGACTATGATCGGGAGCCAAGCTCCAACAGAAGATACAATGAGCATAAAACAGCTATTTAGGTCGCCAAGGCAGTGTACTAGGTGATAGGGCGGAGAAGAGGCACGCATGGAGTATAATCTCTAGACAGCTATTGGATTATTTTAAGTTAGGAGTGTAAAGGAATTTCAGTTATTCCAAGATTGTGGTTACTCATTGGTtgtattttcataatttttgtacTCCTTTACTCCCACTCTGCCATGCCACTGAGAGGACTAGATAGGACACGAACCAAACTCCTGGCCCCTAGGAAACAAGTCACTATGTGATCTAGATAGAGCAATAAACTGAATATTCAAAGGCAGTGAAAAGGTGCATAGATTATTTTATTGCCTGAGCGTTGAGGGTTCATGGGCTTAATGTAGGCATAATTTAAAAGAGCAAATACTGCAGCCTAATAGTGTATGTTAGCTCAGGTATATGTTCATGCATCATAACCAATTATTTATGTTCACTTTATTACGTTTGATACAGATTATCTGTTCTCAATAATATTTTCAAGGTAACTCAAGCCTGACAACGATGAATGTCACGAAGCTGATCTACATAGATAAGATCCCTCCAGTGATTAGTCCCAAACATCTAAGAAGGCATTCAATAGGGCCATGCATAGGCTCTTCATATTCCTTTTTTCGTAATGTTGATAAGAGATGTGCATGCTCTTCATATACAAAAGTATGCTACCTATCAATGGGATTACTGATCCCTCTGCCACTTATTAGCCTAATTATTCTAATTCCACTTTCTCCATTCCTCACACTAGAGAGGAAGCAGAGGAACAAATAGCACCACAAAACCTTCAGAAAACCTTTCTCTCTGTCCCTCCCCAAATTCAGGCTGATTAATTTAAGGCAATTCAAGAATGGCTAGAGTAAATGCATTAGAGTAGGTGTAAAGGCCAAACAACTAAAATCTTATGAATGATGCAACTCAACCAATTGGTAGAGGGGCAGTGGATCAATACAATAATCCAATACTTAGGAGCAGTGTCTCACTTATGTTCAATCGCAATATTCTAAGAAATATCACTAATCAATAATCTAAGCACAAACCAATTCCTGACGAATTAAAAGAACATAAGATACCTGAAAGTAAATGGAGAAAGACACAAGAAAGGGGTATAACTCACGTATGATGTACAGTTCAGTTTTCCAATTGTATACTGGTCGGCTCAGATGAGGAATCCTCACTGTTGGATCACCATAAGTTATCTGCAAATCACaaattgaagacaaaaaatCTTGGGTTGTAGGACGAAGGCATAAAATTATGAAAGGTAGAAGTTTTCGCATTCAATTTATAATTACCAACATATAGATCCCTCCAGGTTTAAGAAGCCTACGAGCAGAAAGTAATTGATTTTAATGAATACATGCCATCAAAACAAATATTGCGATCAACATGGACAAGTTATTCTATACAGCATATTGCAATCAACAAATATCTTTAACGCTCATAAAGCAAATTACCTGCTAACTTCCCCCAGCATTTGAGCAGCACTAATTGGAGCACTGGCACCACACTTGAAAATAACATGCATACATAAAACTTtagaacacaaattttttttaggagaTTTCAAGAGAAACAACTGGAACACACTACTTACCATCAATGAATCGAGAGTTCCTAGAATGGATAACCCGGGACAATGCATGCAAATAAGTAACAACAAAGTATTGTCAACCCCTTGCACACAAGAATTTGCAAAATTTGACAAAGCGAGTAATGCAGAGACTCTAGCATACCTTTATCAACAACAGCATCAAATGATTCATCTGGGAAGAAGCTCATATCCTTAACATCCATTTGCAAGTCTGTTGGCTCGTATAAGGAAacctttttttcatttgtttggttAACAGAAAACCCTAAACACAATATCTTAACATGAACGAATCTCTAAAGGATACATTTCAGCTGCGGAATGTGCTCATACTTCCTTCTCATCATGTCAATGGCCACTGATGAAATATCAATATTCATGATGTCTTCATAGCCATCCTTGACCATGTCCTCCGACATAACTGcaaagaataatatttttttttggttctatgTTTCTCAATGAGTATAAAGATCCTCAAAAAGTACATCAATGACGCTGCAAAATTGCAAATGCTACATACATGTTTATCAGGTGATGCATCACTCAGAAACAAGCCTCATCCTTAGTGTTAAGAAAATGCATTGCAACTATTATAAAAGACAAGATGCCATGTTGAGTATTCTAGATGATTGTTTCGTTTTACAAAAATAGTTGTCTTTCTCTCCATTGGATGGACTTCCAAAACACACTTAAACATCAAGATAGTGTCAGTTCAGCAAAATTActctaaaaaaatagaaacaactACTCAGTAACTTTAATAAGCAAAAAATTTCTACTAACCATTAAGATACACTACATTGAACAGAAGGACCATTAGcccaataaaaaatatcaaaaactacTCGGTTCTTTTTATTTCTACATAAAATACATCAACTATTTTGTAGCATTCAGTCAGCttactagggctgcaaacgagccaaaCCGAGTTGAGGTTTGCATTGCTCAAAGTCGGTTCGGTAGAAATTGGGCCAGCTCGAGCTCAACTCGAGCTCGGAACAGGCTAAAAGTATTGGGCTCGAGCTCAGCTTGATGTACCTCGGGTTAGGAGCACTGGAGTGGATCTAGAGGTAAGAGTGAGTGAGAGCAGTTGGGCTTCTACTTATCTAGCTTTCTTTGGCTTCATTTCCCTTTAGTTCCAATGTGGGACTGAATATTGGAGGGTTTCCTTTGCGCATTGCACTTGTCCCACATCAGAGAGAAGAAGCTGCTGAGCAAAAATGCTTTCCTATAAAGCCTTCCATGCCCCACCTATTTGCCGTGTGATGTCACACATTGAGGTGACCCTTGGCAATTATTTAAGGATAGATATCTTCGATAAAGTTGTGAATATGAATAATTACAAGTATTACTGGTATTCACTATGGCTCCCAAGCTcattcgagccgagcttataACAACTCAGGCTTGGCTTGTTTATTAAATGAGCTCAATATTGCAGCTCGGGCTTAGCGTGCCGAGCTCAAATGAGCTGTTATCGAGCTTTCTCTAGCTGCTCGCAAacagctcggttcatttgcatcCCTCGCGCCTACAATTCATGGGTCTTTTTTTCTTACTGTTGTAGAATTATTTCATTCTCATTGTCTGGTATTACTCATTCATGATACAACAAAAAACTGAGAACTACAACAAAAAGGCGAAAATCAAGCTACTTTCAATCAGTCAAGGAAGAGAGGGAAAACAGGTAAAACCCCCAAATGCTCGTTTTGGTTACAGAAACAATGGGAATGAGCTAAAAGAAACACTGCAACAGACGGTTGGAATGTCAAGCATTCAATTCGATTCAACAACAGAACTGTCAGTGAgttcaaatttcttttctttcccttccaAAAGTACCCATAACTTGcttgaaaattgaaatcaaCAGCACCCAGAATCAGAATCCAATGAAAACAGCTaacatcaagggaaaaaaatctaAACTTTAACTGATCTTTTCCTACCAATTGCATTTTAaattcattaataaaaaaaacaggggCTACACCAACTACAGTGCAAATTGCGCAACTTCCGTAAAACCATCAAAATGAATTTAGTTACGCTAACAATGGGAATGAATGAAATAAAGGGCATGAAAAACGCACTGGAACAGAAAGTTGGAAAGTAAAGCATTCAATTCAGTGAAATCAACAGCACCCAGAATCAGAATTCAGTGAAACTACCACCAAACTAACGTCCatccacaaaaaaataaaaaatcttttcctttcatttcccCAATTCCCTCGAAGCCCAATCAGATGCTAAACATTAGTAATAAAAAAGATAACCAAGGGTTACACCAACTGGCATAAGCAAGGGTGCTGTGATTACTGTTGATAATCAACAGCACCCTGAAGCAGAATCCAGTGAAACTACTACCAAACTAACAAACATCGgaaaacattcaaacttttgTCGCTTATCTTTTCCTTTCGCTCCCCCAAttccctcaaaacccaatttcatGTTGAATTccttaataaaaataaataaataagggtTACGCCAACTGCAGCgaaaaaaacccctaaattcGGAGATTGAGCGAACAACCGGACTGAAACAGAAGCACAATAAAAACGAAGGGCAGAGATTAGGGTGGAGGCAATTACCGGCATTGCCACAGCCGACCATGAGGATGCGGGAGGAGGTTGGGATGTACTTGCGAGCGAACGGGCGGAGGGCGGAGTAACGCTGGTACCAGTCGAAGGAACCGCCCTCCTGGATGTAACGGGCGTCCCAGTAGAGGGCGTCGCCGTAGTTGTAGGTGTTGCACGCCGACACGTCCCTGTACATGGTTAGTTGGGCGGCGATCGAGGGGTGGTTGAGGCGGAGGCGGTGGGGGTAGCAGGTGTTGGTTTTAGTGGGTAGCAGCTGGCGGTGGCGTTTGGTGGTTCCGTTGGAGTGTTTTCGGTTTGGGGTCGGTTTGGTTGGGAAGCGGAGGAGTGGAAGTGAAGTGATCTGATGCAAGTGTGTGTTTTACTGTTTTCTGTGTCAGTTGTGGTTCTGAGTTGCCGTCACATtacatattttctctctcttccttaaAAATCTCGCTGCCGTCCTCAATTCCGACCCAGAGGCTCTGCTGCCCACCGTGGCACAGCAGCCTCTGCCCACATCTCACACGGCACCTCCTCAATTCCTGTTTTCTATCCCTCAGTTCTTATTTGGGCTCCGTTTTAAAaaacttctttaaaaataaacagtttatttaatatttttaaatttaaaattaatgtaaataaaaaaaaatatttcaatttttttgtatcgtatAAATGATCTCATCAGGATTTTTTAagcaagatccatattgcatatttttaaatttcaataaatcgataattttttagcttgaaattgccttcttaaaaaataaacgttttttttttagttccgGAATGAGGCCTTAATACAGTACTACTTactgtatttattttaatcataaactataaaaataaatcttatttgatttcacCATTTTTTGCGAGATTGGTTGAGAATGAGAAATGGGCAGtcaaaacattttatttttgtacttttctctatattttctcACCCAAATGATTAATTTTGTAAGATATCACAACcacttcctttcttttctcataaAATTACTCCATTCAAATGGACTGTTAGATCTAAATGCACTTATTATAGAATTAGTTCAGAAAGAGCCCTACTATCGATATCGATGGAGTGGTATACACACGGCGTACATCGCTGTGTGGAGCCCACTACAGATTCTACACAAATAATCTGATCCgttgataaattttaaattttttttcaagtaacTTGATAAAAAAGTAGCTCAATTAGATATGTGTAAGCACTTGATATAATCTTCTAACTTTTCAATCAGAAGTTAGTCTAAAAGGAATAATTTTCCTtgggatcccacacaaatgcctgcattgaataattttttgagactcaCCCATGAGATAATCACCTTGTTTGATTCTCATCttatctcatctcatttttctctccagaaagtctacacttCCCGACCCAttttcccgatcggaatcccgacgccccacCGGGCCCACTTCGGCCACCgaacggctgatccgagccgtccaaaaatttttaaaaaaaatccaagtgggcttacgcgagaatcaacggcattcgacGTGTTTAGGTGGCTGATCCGAACACACAATTAGGCCAATCTTGGAGTTCCAACATTGAAAATCTCTTCTGGACGAGCGCCAAACTCCGCCAATCACAAAAAACCTTTAGGCTAGATCCAGAATGCTGCGATTGTATCGTGGCAGCTTACTTTAGGAAAACTCAACACTCAGGAATGTCTCAGTCCCAAAAGGCCCGGCAATTATCACCACGAAAGATAGACTAAATTCATTAACTTACTTAAAAAGAGCTAAGATATCCCACTTGGGAAGGGAAAGCCATAAGGACAATTTGTGTGTTCGGATCGGCCACCTaaacacgtcggatgccgttgattcttgcgtaggcccactcggatttttttttagaatttttagacggctcagATCAGCCGTCctgtggccggagtgggcccggcgggacatcgggattccgatcgggatttcccgGTCGGAAACTGTAGCTTCACTCTTTTCTCTCTACacattttttaatatctttttctctctatctctttccattaattatatcaaaaataactttaaaaaatgagaactaaacatcaaaaataactttaaaaaatgagagctaAACAAGGTGATATAAACCCGGTGGTAAGTTGGTAACATTGCATAAGCCCAAACGGAAAACCCGCCTAACCCCATTGGGCCGCCCAGCAATGAATCCCAATACCAGCCCAACCCGCCAACACAAtccacccaaaaacaaaaaccgaaaccaaaacaaCTGAAAGAAGAAAGTAAcagaaggaaggaaggagagagagagagagagagagagaggatcgaAGAGCGAGAAACacagaaaacagagagagagagagagagagagagagagagagcaagagaaaaAACGACTCCTCTCACAGTAGTTCTCATCTTCTCAACACAAAGAAACCACTTATCCCGATCTGTTTTTCCCTTCCCCATCGCACCTCACTTCAATTCCGAATTCCCCTCAACCCTAAATCCCTCTCCACTCTCACTCAACattctccccccctctctctctctctctccgtatctatctatctttccatCTATATTTATAGACATACAGTTGTGTTGTATCTATAGTTCGGGGCTCCACCATGACATGCATAAAGGGGGTGAACAGATCGGCGTCGGCGGCGTTCGCCCCCGACGCGCCGTACATGGCGGCGGGGACCATGGCGGGGGCGGTGGATCTCTCATTCAGCTCGTCGGCGAGCCTCGAGATCTTCGAGCTAGACTTCCGGTCGGAGGATCGCGAGATGCCGGTCGTAGGCGAGTCGGTCAGCTCCGAGCGGTTCAACCGGCTGTCGTGGGGGAAGGCCCCGTCGGGATCCGAGGGGTACTCGCTCGGCGTCGTCGCCGGCGGCATGGTCGACGGGAACATTGGGATTTGGAATCCTCTTGCTCTAATCCGGTACTGATTTTGTCGCAATTGTGTTTTTCTGATTTGAGTTATGTAGCTTGGTTCGTGATTAAGGCCACCGTGTTCCTAAATTATTGTTTTGGTACTTTTCTTAGTCTTTCTGATTTTTTATtcgttatattttttgaattgatcaTTCGTCTGGACGTGAGGATTATAGAAAAGCCAAAAACTACGATCAAAAGCAAAACAATTCACTGAAGgcgaaaaaagtttgaaacaatCGACCGAGAGggatataaaaagtaaaaacttacgaactaaagtaaatttttaaaacaaGTTTCTTATTAGTGCGGAATGCGGATATGTCCTGTAAACCCTGAGTTAGGAGAGCAAATGCGCCTGACTTTGGTAACTAACTCAAGCCAACAAATGCGCTATGGGTCTCCAATGGGCACTGTATGCGCactatttgaatattttttttcaaatttgattttttagtaTGTTTTTCTTACTTCTCTGGTTGAGCCGAATGATAGCTacaaaaaaattacgaaaagtgAATAATACCGAGGAAAATACCAGAACGATAACTTAGGAAGAACAATGCATTAGCTTGAAACAACTGAATTATACGGTGGTTGATGATTTTGGTTGAGGACATACATTTTTATGGTTGGGCTCATAAACAATGTTCAATGTGTTTCAAATAAATGAACTGGATTGATTGAGTTCGTATATGTGGCACTCGATTAAAGGTTGTTCTAGTTTTCCTTTATTTGACTATATTACTAGTTTAAGGACAATCCTTAGGACAATGAATACCAGGGCGAATAATCCAAGCTGACAAATATTGTGGGGATTATTATTACCTAACTGCACCAGATATTCCTGCATTTTGCTTGATCTCTTATTAGGAGGATATTAATCCTaaattcaaaagtttcaaaatgcAGGAAAGGTTATAATCTTGGTTTTCAGGCAAACGTCAAACAGGGCCTTATAGGAAAATGGAAGTatgatttttattattttttggaaattatgtATATTGTATTAAACTATTAATGTCTACTGGATGCTCTAGATGTGATCCTACCCACTTGCATTTTCATTTGGTTAGAGTTTAGACCTATTTCGAAGGTTGCAATAAAAAAACCGATGAGAGGTATTGGTATCCGCACTTTGCTAAGTGCAGGGTGTTGTTTATAGTGATTTCTTTCTCCTTCACCTATTTTGTTGGAGGGATCTGGATATGCTGTTCCGTCTATTGAGAAAACTCATTTTTACTAAATTTATCAGTCTTACTCTTGTGTTCACCTCTCGACCATTGCCTTATGTATTTTGCTGCTGCCTCTATTAGGATATCTTTGAATCGGATTTAGATTTGTACTTTCTGTTTGTGCTGTCATCCTTTGTTTTCTTGGCAACCTAGGTGTGTATGGCATATTGATTGCCAGATGAAAGAAAGACTTAGGACTTGGGCCTCCTTTGGGCTAACTTTTTGGCACggtctttttggttgttttctcttaatttttgctAGGTTagtgtataatttttacaccACATCGTTCACTAAAGATCAGAAAAAAGACACTAAAAGAATGTCTTTCCCCAAAAGACAAGTCTTTTTGTCGTTGTATATGAACTTCTTTCaactccaaaagaaaaaaagtctgTTTTTAGTTAAACCAACTCAAGGTTTTACCATGATCAAGAAAACCACTTGGAGCGTGATATTGCAATTCAGAATCCTTTTGGACTATATAACTTTTAATTAATGGCGCCTAATTCTTGGGGAAAAATTTGAAATGGATATTCAATCTTATTACAgtaggtgatttttttttcctcttggaGGAAATAATCTTCTGTTCACACCTGATCTACTTTTGTTCCCCTTCAGCTCTGAGGCAACTGAAACTGCTCTTTTGTCACAACTTTCAAAGCATAGAGGACCTGTAAGTTTGACCATTCTGCGTGTTCTGACTTATACTTAGTAACTCAGACATTTGATGATATAATGATTGGTTGCTCTCAcgtggtattttttattttgttaggttCGGGGTTTGGAATTTAATGCTCTTATGCCTAATCATCTTGCTTCTGGAGCCGATGAAGGCGAAATCTGTATATGGGATATAGCTCATCCGGCAGAACCTACCCATTTTCCTCCTCTTAAggtgtgcaaccatgttctggTTATATCGCACATGAAGTTACACTTCATGTTTTTCGAATATTTACCAAATAAACATTTGTAGGAGTTTGTTTTTGCATGTACGAATCATGATGCAAGCTTTTGTACCATATTAATAAAGAAACGATTGGCTTCAAGTTTCCTATCTATCACTGCCATATTTTTCTAGAAAACCCTTGATCATTGGGAGGTAAGAATGAAGAGTCGAAATTTGGCACAGTTCTCGGATACACTCTATAAGTAATGTGAACCCATGCACTTTAGTTGATGATTTTGtggttcttttattttcctatttcTAGGTTGGTTTAGTTATAAAACTTTGAAGTTGATGATTTTGtggttcttttattttcctatttcTAGGGCATTGTTTTGGCTCTTATAGCTGGTTGAACCGTTGAATCCAAGCCTTTACCAGTGTCACGTTGAATGTGTGAGGGATGGGTCCTGACTCTTATATCAAATAGGGTttcagtaatttttttgctGTCGTGCGATTTTTGCTGTTTTCGTGGTTTAGCTTCTATTTTTAAATAGTTAATAGCTATTACTTGCGCTGTTGTATCTGTTTTATTCTACTATAGAAGGCGTCTAAGTTTTGAAATGATGGTCTCAGTTTATAAATGAATAAACCCTCTGTTCCACAATCCCTTTTggaattttcaactttttaacgGGAGGTGAATTTAATGGATTACTTTCCAACATTGCTCCTTTATCCCTGGTTGTAAAAGGTAACCATTTGTAAGTGATAGATACAGAGAACTAAAAGTTTGTGTTTTGAAAGTGGAAATTTATTATGGACATCGCAAAATACGAAGGTGCCGAACAAAACGGGATGGAGGGATTTGTTAGGATTTCTTCCGATTCCGCATACAGGCTCCACTTATAACAGCTAACACAGTATATGAGACCTTTCTGCAGGGTAGTGGATCTGCTACTCAAGGTGAAATTTCATTTCTATCTTGGAACAGCAAGGTTCAACATATATTAGCATCCACTTCGTACAATGGGACAACCGGTGAGAAACAAACTATGTAACCATCTTGAATTGATCACTAAGTTCTTCACTTTCATCTGGGATTAAGTATATATTCTGTTGTGGCAGTGGTTTGGGACCTGAAGAAGCAAAAGCCAGTACTTAGGTGAGTGGCTTTCAATAATTCAATGTGTGTTCGGCGCTTTTCCATGAGATAATGAAATCAGATTGACGATTTCTCTTTTCAATAACTGACAACTTTCCTATTGGCAGTTTTACAGATTCAAATAGAAGGCGGTGCTCTGTTTTGCAGTGGCATCCAGATGTGGCCACACAGCTTATTGTCGCTTCAGACGATGACAGTTCACCTTCTTTGAGAGTAATGACtgtttatttattgttttgacTTGTAGCTGTAGGACTAGTTTACGTTACTCTTAGAATAGTTGATAAGGAAATTCACGTTGAAATTTCTTTGCAGCTCTGGGATATGCGTAATATAATTTCACCAGTGAGGGAATTTGTAGGGCACACTAAAGGTATGCCAACCAACAAACCTGACATTTTTAATTTGCAATTTGGACAATATTCTCTTTACTGTTCAGATGTTGGGCATAGATACTCTTTTGTGATTAGTGTTGGACTTTCTCTccgtttttcttcttgtctttatGAAACACACATCGAACAAATGATTGctactttttttcttcctcGCTTGGCCATCGTCCGACGGCTTAGAATCGTCCGTCTTCGAACTATAGATCCTCTTTTTCTGTTCCAGAGCATTTTCCTGACGACTAGTGAGCATCGCCCCATTGTTGGATTGCTGTGAGAGCCCTAGGGCAGTCCTGCGGGTGATGACTACTGTAACGGGGTTTATAGGGCTGCTCTAAGTAGCACGGATACGAGATACGGATACGATATGATACGGAtacgtgatttttccaaaaagtaggATACGATAAGTTGgggatacgttgaatataaaaataatattccATTGGCGACTAAAGTTATCCATTACACAAGTTCACCATTCACATGCCAAGCAAAAAAGAGAGTTCATTTAACAtcatcaaaagtcaaaagctaCTACCAGAAGCGGAAGCAGAATCCATTCGGATTCAATATACTGTTTActgttataaaataaaataaaattatcagaCGACAACAGTAGCTACTAGCTAATATCTATACAGCGTTGTGTGTGCGTGCGCgcgtatatatatgtatgtatatgctACACAGGCACACAGCaagatgagagaagagagagaagagacaaacgagagagagagagagagagagagagagagagagagagagagagagagagagagagagagagagagagagagaggagagcttACAGTCCAGATCGAGAGATGAGAGACGACAAAGATGGTCCAGATGGATCGCTTTCTTCCCCCTTTTCATTtctgccttttcttttcttttcttcttttcctttctgtCTTTTCTCGTCAGGGGAaattaggcaaaaataaatttgaaaaccagatactttaaaaaaaaaaaaacgtatcggatacgtatccggaACCGATACGCGTACCGTATGCgatacggaggccaaaatagagtatccttGCTTCATAGCTGCTTGACCAACCCAACTGCAGTTAAACCCTACTTATTTCTTTATACCCAGATTCCCATTAACCAGGCCCTTGGAAACCCAGTCAATGACCTATATTGGGAACCCGCAAGCCCAACCCACTTGCTTAGCCACTGCCAGAGCAACAATCACAAGCCCAAGCCAGACCACCCGTAAACATATTAGCTTCCCAGACCATCACCTAAATAGTGTTTCTTTTAAGCTAAACCCAGCAAAAGAACACCCAAGCCCAATCCACATTCGACACTTAATCCAGTTCCCCCACGAATGCCGGAAGAAAACAACGGCTCAACCAAAAAATCTTCTGtcttctactccctccgtcccattttctttgtccttttttgGTATTcatgtcagttttcaatcgcttatatcttccaatatgaatctccaaaaatatgcaagatggatcttgtttgatagttcttaaTTAggtctattatacaaagttttcaaaattatgaaaaacataatcgattgaaaaatattAGTGTTTAAAGAATGACACGAATAACGAAAATGAACACAAAATGGGACAGGGAGTATTTCCTTTAGAGTTATATTCAAAATTTGATGTCCTTTCACAAGACTTCAAGcaaatgagaaagaagaaatAGCA
This genomic window contains:
- the LOC131332462 gene encoding uncharacterized protein LOC131332462, which encodes MYRDVSACNTYNYGDALYWDARYIQEGGSFDWYQRYSALRPFARKYIPTSSRILMVGCGNAVMSEDMVKDGYEDIMNIDISSVAIDMMRRKYEHIPQLKYLQMDVKDMSFFPDESFDAVVDKGTLDSLMCGASAPISAAQMLGEVSRLLKPGGIYMLITYGDPTVRIPHLSRPVYNWKTELYIIPRPGFQRPAGSTSAKSYLESVPTTEKGLLPAGFIMEDPDSHFVYVCRKMDETTDLIHVPSYPLTADAL